From a region of the Triticum aestivum cultivar Chinese Spring chromosome 7D, IWGSC CS RefSeq v2.1, whole genome shotgun sequence genome:
- the LOC123165757 gene encoding succinate dehydrogenase subunit 6, mitochondrial, with product MGIGEHFEGVKQHWARNFAFLDYFKKVYGRDQPLPKWSDADVEEFIASDPVYGPQLKALRESRKFALGGALAGAAHLGGVAFKYSKSPHGVVLATGFGALTGAVLGSEVAEHWYELYKMDKQGANLRFIYWWEDKVSGQKN from the exons atggggatcGGCGAGCACTTTGAGGGCGTGAAGCAGCACTGGGCGCGCAACTTCGCCTTCCTCGACTACTTCAAGAAGGTCTACGGCCGCGACCAGCCCCTCCCCAAGTGGTCCGACGCCGACGTCGAAGAGTTCATCGCCTCCGACCCCGTCTACGGCCCCCAG CTCAAGGCCCTGAGGGAGTCCAGGAAGTTCGCGCTCGGCGGGGCCCTGGCCGGCGCCGCGCACCTCGGCGGCGTTGCCTTCAAGTACTCCAAGAGCCCGCACG GTGTCGTGCTGGCGACCGGGTTCGGAGCGCTCACAGGCGCCGTGCTCGGGTCGGAGGTGGCCGAGCACTGGTACGAGCTCTACAAGATGGACAAGCAGGGGGCCAACCTCAGGTTCATCTACTGGTGGGAGGACAAGGTCTCAG GCCAGAAGAACTGA
- the LOC100136962 gene encoding MADS-box transcription factor 26 isoform X2, translated as MARGKVQLRRIENPVHRQVTFCKRRAGLLKKARELSVLCDADIGIIIFSAHGKLYDLATTGTMDGLIERYKSASGEGMTGDGCGDQRVDPKQEAMVLKQEIDLLQKGLRYIYGNRANEHMNVDELNALERYLEIWMFNIRSAKMQIMIQEIQALKSKEGMLKAANEILQEKIVEQHGLIDVGMTIADQQNGHFSTVPMLEEITNPLTILSGYSTCRGSEMGYSF; from the exons ATGGCGAGAGGCAAGGTCCAGCTCCGGCGCATCGAGAACCCCGTCCACCGGCAGGTCACCTTCTGCAAGCGCCGCGCAGGGCTCCTCAAGAAGGCCAGGGAGCTCTCTGTCCTCTGCGACGCCGACATCGGCATCATCATCTTCTCCGCACACGGCAAGCTCTACGACCTCGCCACCACCGG AACCATGGATGGGCTGATCGAGAGGTACAAGAGTGCCAGTGGAGAAGGCATGACCGGCGACGGCTGCGGCGACCAGAGAGTG GACCCAAAGCAGGAGGCAATGGTGCTGAAACAAGAAATAGACCTTCTGCAGAAGGGACTGAG GTACATTTATGGAAACAGGGCAAATGAGCACATGAATGTTGACGAGCTGAATGCCCTGGAGAGGTACTTGGAGATATGGATGTTCAACATCCGCTCCGCAAAG ATGCAGATAATGATTCAAGAGATCCAGGCACTGAAGAGCAAG GAGGGCATGTTGAAAGCTGCCAACGAAATTCTCCAGGAAAAG ATAGTAGAACAGCATGGACTGATCGACGTAGGCATGACTATAGCAGATCAGCAGAATGGGCATTTTAGTACAGTCCCAATGTTAGAGGAGATCACTAACCCACTGACTATACTGAGTGGCTATTCTACTTGTAGGGGCTCAGAGATGGGCTATTCCTTCTGA
- the LOC100136962 gene encoding MADS-box transcription factor 26 isoform X1, which yields MARGKVQLRRIENPVHRQVTFCKRRAGLLKKARELSVLCDADIGIIIFSAHGKLYDLATTGTMDGLIERYKSASGEGMTGDGCGDQRVDPKQEAMVLKQEIDLLQKGLRYIYGNRANEHMNVDELNALERYLEIWMFNIRSAKMQIMIQEIQALKSKEGMLKAANEILQEKVPIIVEQHGLIDVGMTIADQQNGHFSTVPMLEEITNPLTILSGYSTCRGSEMGYSF from the exons ATGGCGAGAGGCAAGGTCCAGCTCCGGCGCATCGAGAACCCCGTCCACCGGCAGGTCACCTTCTGCAAGCGCCGCGCAGGGCTCCTCAAGAAGGCCAGGGAGCTCTCTGTCCTCTGCGACGCCGACATCGGCATCATCATCTTCTCCGCACACGGCAAGCTCTACGACCTCGCCACCACCGG AACCATGGATGGGCTGATCGAGAGGTACAAGAGTGCCAGTGGAGAAGGCATGACCGGCGACGGCTGCGGCGACCAGAGAGTG GACCCAAAGCAGGAGGCAATGGTGCTGAAACAAGAAATAGACCTTCTGCAGAAGGGACTGAG GTACATTTATGGAAACAGGGCAAATGAGCACATGAATGTTGACGAGCTGAATGCCCTGGAGAGGTACTTGGAGATATGGATGTTCAACATCCGCTCCGCAAAG ATGCAGATAATGATTCAAGAGATCCAGGCACTGAAGAGCAAG GAGGGCATGTTGAAAGCTGCCAACGAAATTCTCCAGGAAAAGGTACCGATT ATAGTAGAACAGCATGGACTGATCGACGTAGGCATGACTATAGCAGATCAGCAGAATGGGCATTTTAGTACAGTCCCAATGTTAGAGGAGATCACTAACCCACTGACTATACTGAGTGGCTATTCTACTTGTAGGGGCTCAGAGATGGGCTATTCCTTCTGA
- the LOC123168005 gene encoding uncharacterized protein, which yields MVRKRKELLSSAPWRTGEAEEDDEASRMSREGKVTVTSNPGETPTMNMPRSKRPDLDLAVDDFEEDEIDPELRYSFQRNSRFLRRVFTVDTLVKPLPPVMAYSVSRNVNFFFKIFTQFWDEEGIANAQRSLGLGSEDSSRRFR from the exons ATGGTGAGGAAGAGGAAGGAGCTGCTGTCGTCGGCGCCATGGCGGACGGGGGAGGCAGAGGAGGACGACGAGGCGTCCAGGATGAGCCGCGAGGGGAAGGTCACCGTCACCAGCAACCCAGGGGAGACGCCCACCATGAACATGCCACGCAGCAAGCGCCCGGACCTCGACCTCGCCGTCGACGACTTCGAGGAGGACGAGATCGACCCCGAGCTGCGCTACTCCTTCCAGCGCAACAGCAGG TTTCTGCGGAGAGTTTTCACGGTGGACACACTTGTCAAGCCTCTTCCTCCTGTGATGGCATACAGTGTCTCCCGTAATGTGAACTTTTTCTTCAAGATCTTCACACAGTTCTGGG ATGAAGAAGGGATTGCCAATGCACAGAGATCCCTTGGACTGGGAAGTGAGGATAGCTCCCGGCGGTTTCGCTGA